One Chitinophaga parva DNA segment encodes these proteins:
- a CDS encoding bifunctional alpha,alpha-trehalose-phosphate synthase (UDP-forming)/trehalose-phosphatase: protein MRKTIIVSNRLPVKITRKNGEIVLTPSEGGLATGLGSVYREGNNVWIGWPGQEVTDVMEQTELKTELAKLNLLPVYLTAEEINQFYEGFSNEILWPIFHYMSTYARYEQSYWDFYIRVNEKFKEAILAVAEPGDVIWVQDYQLLLLPGMLRADLPDASIGFFQHIPFPSYELFRLIPWRVELLNGILGADLIGFHTFDDARHFIGSCVRLLAYHASANTITVNDRSVMVETFPMGIDNRKFESLSSTAGVQNQVQVLAKRFQDIRIILSIDRLDYSKGILQRLQGFDLFLQNNPWAIEKVGLAMIIVPSRDTVPRYKELRDQIDQLVGNINARYRTMGWSPIHYFYRSFPLEILAALYNLADICLVTPMRDGMNLVAKEYVASRIHNNGVLILSEMAGASKELIDAIVVNPNDANAIAAAIDEALEMSLPEQQHRMKSMRQIVAKFNVHHWVKLFMATLDDVKKTQQSMLARRINMTMAQEMVRDYVHASKRAIFLDYDGTLVDFNINLEEASPDPELYKILTTLANDPQNQLVLVSGRKKDNLQQWFGQLPIDLIAEHGAWQKSQEGEWTQLPGLTDQWKGEILPILDTFTDRTPGALIEEKSYSLVWHYRKVEEGLGELRANELVDTLRYYIADKPLQLLPGDKVIEIKNVEINKGKAALSWMKEASFDFIMGIGDDVTDEDIFKALPATAYTIKVGSYISAARFYLRSFREVRQLLKMFLQEQNAMAN, encoded by the coding sequence ATGCGAAAAACCATTATTGTATCCAACAGACTGCCCGTGAAGATCACCCGTAAAAACGGGGAAATTGTATTGACCCCCAGTGAAGGTGGCCTGGCCACCGGCCTGGGTTCTGTGTATCGTGAAGGGAACAATGTATGGATTGGATGGCCCGGCCAGGAAGTGACCGACGTCATGGAACAGACCGAGCTCAAAACAGAGCTGGCAAAATTGAACCTGTTGCCTGTATATCTTACTGCTGAAGAGATCAACCAGTTTTACGAAGGATTCAGCAATGAGATCCTGTGGCCTATCTTCCATTACATGAGCACTTATGCCCGTTATGAGCAGTCCTACTGGGATTTCTACATACGGGTCAATGAGAAATTCAAGGAGGCCATACTGGCCGTGGCAGAGCCGGGAGATGTGATCTGGGTGCAGGACTACCAGTTACTGCTGCTGCCCGGCATGCTCCGTGCAGACCTGCCGGATGCTTCCATCGGCTTCTTCCAGCACATTCCATTCCCCTCTTACGAATTGTTCCGTCTCATACCCTGGCGTGTGGAACTGCTCAATGGCATACTGGGCGCGGATCTCATCGGCTTCCATACCTTTGATGATGCCCGCCATTTCATAGGCAGCTGCGTACGCCTGCTGGCCTATCATGCATCTGCCAATACCATTACCGTGAACGACCGCAGCGTAATGGTGGAAACTTTCCCCATGGGGATTGACAACCGCAAGTTTGAATCATTATCCTCCACTGCCGGTGTGCAAAACCAGGTGCAGGTGCTGGCCAAGCGCTTCCAGGACATCCGCATCATCTTATCCATAGACCGCCTGGATTATAGCAAAGGCATCCTGCAGCGCCTCCAGGGCTTTGACCTTTTCCTGCAAAACAATCCCTGGGCTATTGAAAAAGTAGGCCTGGCCATGATCATTGTCCCCTCCCGGGATACCGTGCCGCGCTACAAGGAACTGCGCGACCAGATAGACCAGCTGGTGGGTAACATCAATGCCCGCTACCGCACCATGGGATGGAGTCCTATCCATTATTTTTACCGCAGCTTTCCACTGGAAATACTGGCCGCCCTGTATAACCTGGCGGACATCTGCCTTGTAACGCCCATGCGCGACGGGATGAACCTCGTGGCGAAGGAGTACGTAGCCAGCCGCATTCACAACAACGGGGTGCTTATCCTCAGTGAAATGGCGGGCGCCTCCAAGGAACTGATAGACGCCATTGTGGTAAATCCCAACGATGCCAACGCCATTGCGGCCGCCATTGATGAGGCCCTGGAAATGTCGCTGCCGGAGCAGCAGCACCGTATGAAATCCATGCGCCAGATAGTGGCCAAGTTCAACGTGCACCACTGGGTAAAACTCTTTATGGCCACCCTGGATGATGTGAAGAAAACCCAGCAAAGCATGCTGGCCCGCCGCATCAATATGACCATGGCCCAGGAGATGGTGCGCGATTACGTGCACGCCTCCAAACGTGCCATCTTCCTGGATTACGATGGTACACTGGTGGATTTTAATATAAACCTGGAAGAGGCCAGCCCCGACCCGGAGCTGTACAAGATCCTGACCACACTGGCCAATGATCCCCAGAACCAACTGGTACTGGTGAGCGGCCGCAAGAAAGATAACCTGCAGCAGTGGTTTGGCCAGTTGCCCATAGACCTCATTGCAGAGCATGGGGCCTGGCAAAAAAGCCAGGAAGGGGAGTGGACGCAGCTCCCCGGCCTCACGGACCAGTGGAAAGGAGAGATCCTGCCCATCCTGGACACCTTCACAGACCGTACGCCCGGCGCCCTCATTGAAGAAAAAAGCTACTCACTGGTGTGGCATTACCGCAAAGTGGAAGAAGGCCTGGGCGAGTTGCGCGCTAACGAACTGGTAGACACCCTGCGCTATTACATTGCAGACAAGCCCCTGCAACTGCTCCCTGGCGATAAGGTCATTGAAATAAAAAATGTGGAGATCAATAAAGGCAAAGCTGCCCTGTCGTGGATGAAAGAAGCCTCCTTTGATTTCATCATGGGCATAGGCGATGACGTAACAGATGAAGACATCTTTAAGGCCTTACCCGCCACGGCCTACACCATCAAAGTAGGCAGTTACATCAGCGCTGCCCGCTTCTACCTCCGCAGTTTCCGCGAGGTAAGACAGTTGCTGAAAATGTTCCTGCAGGAGCAAAATGCGATGGCGAATTAG
- a CDS encoding cold-shock protein, producing the protein MEQKFQGTVKFFNEAKGFGFIKHEATNRETFVHATGLIDQIQQNDRVEFEVKDGKKGENAVNVRRID; encoded by the coding sequence ATGGAACAAAAATTTCAGGGAACTGTAAAGTTCTTCAACGAAGCAAAAGGTTTTGGCTTCATCAAGCACGAAGCTACTAACCGCGAAACTTTCGTACACGCAACCGGTCTGATCGACCAGATCCAGCAGAACGACCGCGTGGAATTCGAAGTAAAAGACGGCAAGAAAGGTGAAAATGCCGTGAATGTTAGACGTATTGATTAA
- a CDS encoding outer membrane beta-barrel protein, with product MKTLHVLIAGAALLLSTGAWAQSTSRDKKEETPRTHGLYLKVAAGYYFSVSQGQFPDVGPYPPHDTHESINTSTGATTVISDKVLTGSYGAGFRSGVSVGWNFNKYIGIEGTFNYYASAKNLMTKQTVTAEGSPSTVLGAVESHGYVHAVDFAPSVVMSPGFAKVNPYVRFGVVVPLWGRLNITTEASQTSRPSATAIAQTTVSRHEQIKPNVTVGFQGALGLSFALSSRFDLFVEAEYRNVPVHGKSKEVTAYDENTVIINAVTGQPTGQTVHRGLGDLSTAERYTDYVTTLDASSNTPTGTNGAQTLYKDNNKPSNDLKSYINIGGLGANVGLKFKF from the coding sequence ATGAAAACGCTCCACGTTCTTATCGCTGGCGCAGCGCTTTTGCTCAGCACCGGCGCATGGGCCCAATCCACCAGCAGGGATAAAAAAGAGGAGACACCCCGCACCCACGGGCTCTACCTCAAAGTGGCCGCAGGCTACTATTTCAGCGTGTCACAGGGCCAGTTCCCCGATGTGGGGCCTTATCCTCCTCACGATACCCATGAAAGCATCAACACCAGCACCGGCGCCACCACCGTGATCTCCGACAAGGTGCTCACCGGCTCTTACGGCGCAGGGTTCAGGTCCGGTGTGAGCGTAGGCTGGAACTTCAATAAATACATAGGCATAGAAGGTACCTTTAACTACTATGCCAGTGCCAAAAACCTGATGACCAAACAGACGGTTACGGCAGAAGGCTCGCCCAGTACGGTGTTGGGCGCCGTGGAATCGCACGGGTATGTACATGCTGTGGATTTTGCGCCCAGCGTGGTGATGAGCCCCGGCTTTGCCAAAGTGAATCCCTACGTGCGTTTTGGCGTGGTGGTACCACTATGGGGCCGGCTCAACATAACAACGGAAGCATCGCAGACCAGCCGCCCCAGTGCCACGGCTATTGCACAAACCACCGTGTCACGCCATGAACAGATAAAGCCCAATGTGACAGTAGGTTTCCAGGGAGCGCTGGGCCTCAGCTTTGCCCTCAGTTCCCGGTTCGACCTCTTTGTAGAAGCAGAATACCGCAATGTGCCGGTACATGGCAAATCGAAGGAAGTAACGGCGTATGATGAAAACACGGTGATCATCAATGCCGTCACCGGTCAGCCCACGGGGCAGACCGTACACCGCGGACTGGGAGATCTCAGCACGGCGGAGCGTTATACGGATTATGTAACCACGCTGGATGCCAGCTCCAATACGCCCACCGGTACCAACGGGGCGCAGACGCTGTACAAGGATAACAACAAACCGTCTAACGATTTGAAATCCTACATCAATATTGGCGGGCTGGGAGCCAATGTGGGGTTGAAGTTTAAATTTTGA
- a CDS encoding YtxH domain-containing protein — protein MSKVLTGALIGLAAGFAAGLLVAPESGEDTREKIKDTARTWQRKARNVWGTTSEDLSHLKDVFSQQISGLRDDVRERILTILNESNDTADDIRRNARSEAMS, from the coding sequence ATGTCTAAAGTACTTACAGGCGCCCTGATCGGCCTGGCGGCCGGTTTTGCAGCCGGACTGCTCGTTGCACCGGAATCTGGTGAAGACACCCGCGAAAAGATCAAAGACACCGCCCGCACCTGGCAGCGTAAAGCCCGCAATGTATGGGGCACCACCTCTGAAGACCTCAGCCACCTGAAAGATGTGTTCAGCCAGCAGATCAGTGGCCTTAGGGACGACGTGAGAGAACGCATTCTCACCATCCTCAATGAAAGCAACGACACGGCAGACGACATCCGCCGCAACGCCAGATCAGAAGCCATGTCCTAA
- a CDS encoding M90 family metallopeptidase, with protein sequence MYILTIFVALVIFSYARYLRKRYLRRKSAVPAALQEMLQQHVRYYQQLTDAEKLRFEADCAEFLKQVRVEGVGATVEPLDKVLVAASAIIPIFGFRDWKYFNLTNVILYPDTFNEQYQFEGGERNVLGMVGSGAMNGQMLLSQNALRAGFLQQGNHNTAIHEFVHLLDKSDGSTDGVPENLLEHAYSIPWLQVIHHEIQRIEQGHSDINPYAATNPAEFLAVASEYFFQQPHLLESHHPELYAMLVHIFKQQPGKQ encoded by the coding sequence ATGTACATCCTCACCATCTTTGTCGCCCTCGTCATTTTCAGCTATGCCCGTTATTTACGGAAGCGCTATCTGCGCCGCAAAAGCGCGGTGCCGGCGGCTTTGCAGGAAATGCTGCAGCAACACGTAAGATATTACCAGCAACTAACGGATGCAGAAAAGTTGCGCTTTGAGGCAGATTGTGCGGAGTTTTTGAAGCAGGTGAGGGTAGAAGGAGTGGGGGCTACCGTGGAACCGCTGGATAAGGTACTGGTGGCCGCCAGCGCCATTATCCCCATCTTCGGGTTCAGGGATTGGAAATACTTTAACCTCACCAACGTGATCCTCTACCCGGACACCTTTAATGAGCAATACCAGTTTGAAGGAGGGGAGCGCAATGTGCTGGGCATGGTGGGCAGCGGCGCCATGAACGGGCAGATGTTACTGTCCCAAAATGCCCTGCGGGCGGGCTTCCTGCAGCAGGGGAACCACAACACCGCCATCCATGAATTTGTACACCTCCTGGATAAATCAGATGGCTCTACAGACGGGGTGCCGGAAAACCTGCTGGAACATGCCTACAGCATTCCCTGGCTGCAGGTCATCCACCACGAGATCCAGCGTATAGAACAAGGGCATTCCGACATCAACCCATATGCCGCCACTAATCCGGCAGAGTTCCTGGCGGTGGCATCGGAATACTTCTTCCAGCAGCCTCATTTGCTGGAAAGCCATCACCCGGAATTGTACGCAATGCTGGTGCATATCTTTAAGCAGCAACCCGGCAAACAATAG
- a CDS encoding Smr/MutS family protein: MKYEIGDQIILLHSKEEGRIIDIINDKMVMIEIGKVQFPVYLDQIDFPYFHRFTQKKPQTSIKPNLTRGEEIKKEKLGGQIRMEKGVMLSILPVYAGRGMEEEVELLKFHLLNENATAYNFNFQIYLNRHLHLEIRNTVLPFSNFYLADLLFENLNDAPRFEFVFSLKDPDPKLAPTFAKTWKLKPKHLFQQLSDLHMRQGATLTFPLFEKYPEKSADAGFDVPSYNPSAVNSITLQQQPKQQPKQEVDLHIEKLTDDWKGLSNLEILGIQLNEFQHYLDLAIHHHQPTLIAIHGVGKGKLRDEIHDILRLTREVNYFVNQYHPKYGYGATEIFLKYK, encoded by the coding sequence ATGAAATACGAAATAGGAGACCAGATCATCCTCCTCCATTCCAAAGAAGAGGGCAGGATCATCGATATCATCAACGACAAAATGGTCATGATCGAGATCGGGAAAGTGCAATTTCCAGTGTACCTCGACCAGATCGACTTCCCATATTTTCACCGCTTCACGCAAAAGAAACCGCAAACCTCCATCAAGCCAAACCTGACCCGGGGTGAGGAAATAAAGAAAGAAAAACTGGGAGGGCAGATCCGCATGGAAAAAGGCGTCATGCTTTCCATACTGCCTGTATATGCGGGCCGCGGCATGGAAGAAGAAGTGGAACTGCTGAAGTTTCACCTGCTGAATGAAAATGCCACTGCCTACAATTTCAATTTCCAGATCTACCTGAACCGCCACCTGCACCTGGAGATCCGCAACACGGTGCTGCCTTTCAGCAATTTTTACCTGGCAGACCTGCTGTTTGAAAATCTCAATGATGCGCCCCGCTTTGAATTTGTATTCTCCTTAAAAGATCCGGATCCCAAGCTGGCGCCCACTTTTGCGAAAACCTGGAAACTGAAGCCCAAACATCTCTTCCAGCAACTCAGTGACCTGCACATGCGCCAGGGTGCCACGCTTACCTTCCCTCTTTTTGAAAAATACCCGGAAAAGTCCGCCGATGCCGGCTTTGACGTGCCTTCCTACAATCCCAGTGCGGTAAACAGCATCACGCTGCAACAACAGCCCAAACAACAACCCAAACAGGAAGTGGACCTGCACATTGAAAAGCTGACAGACGACTGGAAAGGTCTCTCCAACCTGGAAATACTGGGCATCCAGCTCAATGAATTCCAGCACTACCTGGACCTGGCCATCCATCACCACCAGCCCACACTCATCGCCATCCACGGCGTAGGCAAAGGCAAGCTCCGTGACGAGATCCACGACATCCTCCGCCTCACCCGCGAGGTGAATTACTTTGTAAACCAGTACCATCCCAAATATGGCTACGGGGCCACGGAGATCTTTTTGAAATATAAATGA
- a CDS encoding Nif3-like dinuclear metal center hexameric protein yields MPQYATRRTFLTQASGAAAALAFSAMPFSRVLASHKPVTVQDVINLVLKAGNLQPIPNTVDTLKSGSPDQEVTGIVTTMFATISVIKEAIKLGANFIIAHEPTFFNHADKKDWTPNNQVIAGKAALLAEHKIAVWCCHDYIHAMQPDTIFYGFLKKTGWLPQVQLDHDLTARVFNIPATTLGGLVNHLKSTLGIDHFRVIGDLQQPVSKIGLRPGAPSSESQVQLVEQGRPDVLIIGETREWETAEYIRDGRLLGHNTALIVLGHIASEQPGMEYFAAWLQPKVDPLEVHFVATAPVFTWV; encoded by the coding sequence ATGCCACAATATGCTACCCGCCGTACCTTCCTTACCCAGGCCTCCGGGGCCGCAGCAGCACTGGCGTTCAGTGCAATGCCCTTTTCCCGTGTACTGGCCAGCCACAAGCCAGTGACCGTGCAGGACGTCATCAACCTGGTATTGAAAGCCGGCAACCTGCAGCCCATCCCCAACACGGTAGATACCTTAAAATCCGGCAGCCCGGACCAGGAGGTCACCGGTATTGTAACTACCATGTTTGCCACCATCTCCGTGATCAAAGAAGCCATAAAACTGGGCGCCAATTTTATTATTGCGCACGAGCCTACCTTCTTCAACCACGCCGATAAAAAAGACTGGACGCCCAATAACCAGGTGATAGCCGGGAAAGCCGCGCTGCTGGCCGAACACAAGATAGCTGTATGGTGCTGCCACGATTACATCCACGCCATGCAACCTGATACCATCTTCTACGGCTTCCTCAAAAAAACAGGCTGGCTGCCGCAGGTGCAGCTGGATCATGATCTTACAGCGCGCGTGTTCAACATTCCCGCTACCACGCTGGGTGGGCTGGTGAACCACCTGAAAAGCACACTGGGCATAGATCATTTCCGCGTCATCGGCGACCTGCAACAACCCGTTTCCAAAATAGGCCTGCGCCCTGGCGCGCCATCCAGTGAATCGCAGGTGCAACTGGTAGAGCAGGGACGTCCGGATGTGCTGATCATCGGCGAAACCCGGGAATGGGAAACCGCAGAATACATACGGGACGGGCGTTTGCTGGGCCATAACACGGCCCTCATCGTCCTGGGCCACATTGCCAGCGAACAACCGGGCATGGAATATTTTGCAGCATGGCTCCAGCCCAAAGTAGATCCCCTGGAAGTGCATTTTGTGGCAACAGCGCCGGTGTTTACCTGGGTGTGA
- a CDS encoding DoxX family protein gives MNLLDRIGGWGDNHHPRWLDIIRFALGIFLFWKGVMFIQNRDDLITLINTHRDWAALSVGMAHFIIFAHLLGGLFIALGLLTRLAIIVNLPILVGALFFANSPTGLFSAHTVLWQTVLCLCMMIFFLVEGSGPWSIDGHWRRHPEEVA, from the coding sequence ATGAATTTACTCGATCGCATAGGCGGCTGGGGTGATAATCACCATCCCCGCTGGCTGGATATCATTCGTTTTGCATTAGGTATTTTCTTGTTTTGGAAAGGCGTTATGTTCATACAGAACCGGGACGATCTGATCACCCTGATCAACACACACCGTGATTGGGCTGCCCTGTCTGTTGGTATGGCTCATTTTATCATCTTTGCCCACTTGCTGGGCGGCTTATTCATCGCGCTGGGATTACTTACCCGGCTGGCTATTATCGTAAACCTTCCTATTCTGGTAGGCGCCCTGTTCTTTGCCAATTCTCCTACCGGCCTGTTTTCCGCGCACACCGTATTATGGCAAACGGTATTGTGCCTTTGTATGATGATCTTTTTCCTGGTGGAAGGCAGCGGCCCCTGGTCTATAGACGGCCACTGGCGGCGCCATCCCGAAGAAGTAGCTTAA
- a CDS encoding amino acid permease codes for MSNSLFRKKSLTTILKDAQDGLNDGHGGMNKVLTVKDLTAMGIAAVIGAGIFSTIGQASFDGGPGVTVLFIITAITCGFCALCYAEFASRIPVSGSAYTYSYVAFGELAAWVIGWALILEYAIGNIAVAISWSGYFANLLEGLHLHLPAWTVSNYDSATPEILANAPHIFGLPVILNLPAFFIVVIVTYLAYVGISESKKTANYMVALKIAVILLVIIAGAFYVNTANWHPFMPNGFGGVLKGVSAVFFAYIGFDAVSTTAEECANPQRDLPKGMMYSLVICTVLYIAIALVLTGMVSYSQLKVTDPLAFVFTAVKLDWVSYIISVSAVVATTSVLLVFQIGQPRIWMSMSRDGLLPKAFSRIHKRFRTPSFATIITGIIVGIPALFLNLTIVTDLTSIGTLFAFILVCGGVLLLPREEKGASGGSFRIPYISSRFIIPVLLLVAGITFRHQLAERLTFANGWADIREAIPFIIFLIATAILAVQCVIHKLSLIPILGLLCCLYLMTEIGARNWEVFGVWLVIGLTIYFGYSRKNSKLAKGPAVAKVDHLA; via the coding sequence ATGTCCAATTCCCTCTTTCGCAAGAAGTCCCTTACCACCATTTTAAAAGATGCCCAGGATGGACTGAACGACGGCCATGGAGGAATGAATAAAGTGTTAACGGTGAAAGACCTCACCGCCATGGGCATTGCCGCCGTGATCGGTGCAGGGATCTTCAGTACCATTGGCCAGGCCTCCTTTGACGGCGGTCCCGGTGTTACTGTACTGTTCATCATCACGGCCATTACCTGCGGTTTCTGCGCACTTTGTTATGCCGAATTTGCTTCCCGCATTCCTGTATCCGGAAGTGCTTATACCTATTCTTATGTAGCCTTCGGCGAACTGGCCGCCTGGGTAATAGGATGGGCCCTGATCCTGGAATATGCCATTGGCAACATTGCCGTAGCCATTTCGTGGAGCGGTTATTTTGCCAACCTGCTGGAAGGCCTGCACCTTCACCTGCCCGCATGGACAGTGAGCAACTACGACAGTGCCACCCCGGAAATACTGGCCAATGCGCCACACATCTTTGGCCTGCCCGTGATCCTGAACCTGCCGGCGTTCTTCATCGTGGTGATCGTCACCTACCTGGCTTATGTGGGCATTTCAGAAAGTAAGAAAACGGCCAACTACATGGTGGCCCTCAAGATAGCGGTGATCCTGCTGGTGATCATTGCCGGTGCGTTCTATGTGAACACGGCAAACTGGCATCCTTTCATGCCCAATGGATTTGGCGGCGTGCTGAAAGGCGTATCGGCGGTATTCTTTGCCTACATTGGTTTTGACGCGGTGAGCACCACCGCCGAAGAATGCGCCAATCCCCAGCGCGACCTACCCAAAGGCATGATGTACTCCCTGGTGATCTGCACCGTGTTGTACATTGCCATTGCGCTGGTGCTTACCGGCATGGTATCCTATTCCCAACTGAAAGTGACCGACCCGCTGGCGTTTGTATTCACCGCCGTTAAATTGGACTGGGTAAGCTACATTATCTCCGTAAGCGCCGTGGTGGCCACGACCAGCGTACTGCTGGTATTCCAGATAGGGCAGCCCCGCATCTGGATGAGCATGAGCCGTGACGGCCTGTTGCCCAAAGCATTTTCCCGGATCCATAAAAGATTTCGTACTCCTTCATTTGCCACGATCATTACCGGCATTATTGTAGGTATCCCGGCGTTGTTCCTCAACCTCACCATCGTTACAGACCTTACCAGCATCGGTACCTTGTTTGCCTTTATCCTGGTATGCGGCGGCGTATTGCTACTGCCCAGGGAAGAAAAAGGCGCCTCAGGCGGCAGCTTCCGCATTCCTTACATCAGCAGCCGTTTCATTATCCCGGTATTGCTGCTGGTGGCAGGTATTACCTTCCGGCACCAGCTGGCAGAGCGGCTTACTTTTGCCAACGGTTGGGCTGATATAAGAGAAGCCATTCCCTTTATTATTTTCCTCATTGCCACGGCTATCCTGGCGGTGCAGTGCGTGATACATAAATTGTCGCTCATCCCCATCCTGGGCCTGCTGTGCTGCCTGTACCTGATGACTGAGATCGGCGCCCGCAACTGGGAAGTATTTGGTGTATGGCTGGTGATAGGCCTTACCATTTATTTTGGGTACAGCCGCAAAAACAGCAAGCTGGCCAAAGGTCCTGCGGTAGCCAAAGTTGACCATCTCGCATAA